One genomic region from Skermania piniformis encodes:
- a CDS encoding NAD(P) transhydrogenase subunit alpha, with product MYTELLADIAILVLSGFVGFAVISKVPNTLHTPLMSGTNAIHGIVVLGALVTLGRVEHPSVAIQIILFVAVVFGTLNVIGGFVVTDRMLGMFKGKKAPAKVSE from the coding sequence ATGTACACCGAACTTCTCGCCGATATCGCGATCCTGGTGCTGTCCGGGTTCGTCGGCTTCGCGGTCATCTCCAAGGTGCCCAACACCCTGCACACCCCGTTGATGTCGGGCACGAACGCCATTCACGGCATCGTCGTGCTCGGTGCGCTGGTGACCCTCGGCCGGGTCGAGCACCCGTCGGTCGCCATCCAGATCATCCTGTTCGTCGCTGTGGTGTTCGGCACGCTCAACGTGATCGGTGGATTCGTGGTGACCGATCGAATGCTGGGCATGTTCAAGGGCAAGAAGGCCCCGGCGAAGGTGAGCGAGTAG